CACCAATATATAGTGGGAGTCAAGGCATGCCGTTCGACACCGGAGAGCCTGAAAAACGGATGAAAACTTGCGGAAACTGGGAGTTAAAAAACCGCCCTTTTTGTCAAGACGTCAAAAAAAATATTTATTCCGCTCATAAAACGTTCATATTCTCGGGTTGGAGTTCCGCTCGGCGGTTTAGTAAACTGAAATCGTCTAACGTTCGTATGCTTATATGCAGAACGAATCGAACGGAGAGGATGTGCTCTTTTCCCCCATGCCTAAGTCTATGAAACAAGCCGTCATTTCCGCCATGCGCCGCCGCGCCGCCTGGGCGCTGCTGGTGCTGGCCGCGCTGCTCGTCGTGTTTCCGTCCGCCGTGTCCGCGCATGCGGAGCTCGAGCAGGCGGTTCCGCTGCCGAACAGCCAGCTGAAAGCCGGTCCGCAGGAGGTCAGCTTGAGTTTTAGCGAAGGGATCGACCCGGAAGCGCTCGGCCTTGAGGTGCTCGACTCCAAATCCCGGTCCGTCACGTCGGCCAAGCCGGCGATCAGCAAGGACCATAAAACATTGACGCTCGCCCTGCCGAAGCTCGGCGACGGCGTGTATACCGTATCGTTCCAGATCATTTCGGCGGATTCGCACCCGGTTAGCGGCTCCTACGTTTTCGTCGTCGGGACGCCTCCTCCGGGCTTCGACGCATCGGATTTCAATCCGCACGCGCAGCTCGGCCACGAAGGCCACGAAGCGGAAACCCAGGTATCGTCCAAACAGTTTATCCTGTACGCGGTGCGCATCGCTTACTATGCCGCCCTGCTGCTTGCCGCGGGGCTTGCGATCTGGTCGCTGTTTATGCGCAAGAAAAGCGAAACGCTCGCCGAAACGTTCAAAAAATGGGAAAAGCTGTCGATGCGCGCGCTCATTGTGGCGGTGCTGCTGTTCGTTTTTATCCACGCCAACGATCTCTTGAGCGGCTACCCGTCCAGCCAGTATAAGCAGCTGTTTCTGGAAACGGCCGTCGGCCGGGAGTGGATCGCCCTGATCGCGCTCGCCGCCGCCGGCTTTGCGACGCTGCGGCTGCATGCCGCCTCGAAGGCGGTGTGGGCGGCCGCCGTGCTCGGCCTGGAGAGCTGGGTCGGCCACGCGTCCGTCTTCAACCCGAAATGGGGCACGGTGCTGATGGACTTCGTCCATTTGACGGCCGCCGCCCTGTGGACCGGGGGACTGGCGCTGCTGCTCGCCCTTTGGGCCGCCGACCGGAAGGAGGCGGGTAGGTTTGCGGCGCGCTTCTCG
This genomic window from Paenibacillus humicola contains:
- a CDS encoding copper resistance CopC/CopD family protein encodes the protein MPKSMKQAVISAMRRRAAWALLVLAALLVVFPSAVSAHAELEQAVPLPNSQLKAGPQEVSLSFSEGIDPEALGLEVLDSKSRSVTSAKPAISKDHKTLTLALPKLGDGVYTVSFQIISADSHPVSGSYVFVVGTPPPGFDASDFNPHAQLGHEGHEAETQVSSKQFILYAVRIAYYAALLLAAGLAIWSLFMRKKSETLAETFKKWEKLSMRALIVAVLLFVFIHANDLLSGYPSSQYKQLFLETAVGREWIALIALAAAGFATLRLHAASKAVWAAAVLGLESWVGHASVFNPKWGTVLMDFVHLTAAALWTGGLALLLALWAADRKEAGRFAARFSRVALLSIAALVLTGAGMTLLFLPSLRYLFYTAWGTLLLIKTGLVVLVIATGAFLHLRVRRGDLPAFALLRADAGLMALIIAVAAIFTYTSPLPANEPVYYHQMGTDMHMTLSISPNKPGNNEFIVKIWLPDKLGTPKSASLRLISKDRAEVGPIDVPVKPFKDTEITTFEGYVRTAYKAEGPYIPFAGKWEAEVSVMDKDDNVHVERYDFRNY